From Candidatus Zymogenus saltonus, one genomic window encodes:
- a CDS encoding SDR family NAD(P)-dependent oxidoreductase, whose amino-acid sequence MEIKGRTAIVTGGASGLGEATVRMFASEGGKVGILDLDERGGEGLASELGGNVVFFKTDVTSEEEVNKAIGGTIDRFGALHFLVNCAGYGIGMRTITKEGPHDLAAFEKLVRLNLIGTFNVASKAAFEMSKNDPDEGETGAGERGVIINVSSAAAFEGQIGQTAYAASKAGVYGLTLPMARDLSGVGIRVVAIAPGLFLTPFFTKYMDEEKIRKLGESVPFPKRMGAMPEFGRLVRDVIKNPYLNGETIRLDGAFRLPPK is encoded by the coding sequence ATGGAGATTAAAGGCAGGACGGCGATTGTCACGGGAGGGGCGTCGGGCCTCGGTGAGGCGACGGTCAGGATGTTCGCATCCGAGGGGGGAAAAGTCGGTATACTCGATCTGGACGAGAGGGGAGGAGAGGGACTCGCCTCGGAGCTGGGTGGAAACGTAGTCTTCTTCAAGACCGATGTGACTTCGGAAGAGGAGGTCAACAAGGCGATTGGGGGAACGATCGACAGGTTCGGGGCCTTACACTTCCTCGTAAATTGCGCGGGCTACGGTATAGGGATGCGTACCATCACGAAGGAAGGCCCCCACGACCTTGCCGCGTTCGAGAAGCTTGTAAGGCTTAACCTTATAGGGACGTTCAACGTCGCCTCGAAGGCCGCCTTCGAGATGAGCAAGAACGATCCGGACGAGGGTGAGACGGGTGCGGGGGAGAGGGGGGTGATAATCAATGTTTCGAGCGCCGCCGCCTTCGAGGGACAGATCGGACAGACGGCCTATGCCGCATCGAAGGCGGGGGTCTACGGGCTGACGCTTCCGATGGCGAGGGACCTCTCGGGTGTGGGAATCAGGGTTGTTGCGATAGCGCCGGGGCTCTTTCTAACACCGTTCTTCACGAAATACATGGATGAAGAGAAGATCAGGAAGCTCGGCGAATCGGTTCCCTTCCCGAAGAGGATGGGGGCGATGCCGGAGTTCGGCCGGCTCGTAAGGGATGTCATAAAAAACCCGTACCTCAACGGCGAGACTATAAGGCTCGACGGGGCGTTTCGCCTTCCGCCGAAGTAA
- a CDS encoding class I SAM-dependent methyltransferase: MGDEEYKYQYGFSEEHPDEMYDFEKRTRKGNKTMAVLLDYLSGKGKDPTELRLLDIGCSTGFMTRLYGRYFGEVVGIDIDEGAVRYAKENNSGENIGYFVSDSMDTGFDNESFDVISCTHIYEHVPDSKRLVSEIYRLLKKGGACYFAAGNRLVPIEGHYRLPLLSVIPKPLAHLYLRILGRGTYYYESHLTYLGLKRLVSPFEICDYTLKVIEDPERYHAADMVRPGSIKQKIALTFLKVAYFISPTYIWVLKKGDG; the protein is encoded by the coding sequence ATGGGAGACGAAGAATACAAATACCAATACGGGTTTTCCGAAGAGCACCCGGACGAGATGTACGACTTCGAAAAGAGGACCCGAAAGGGGAACAAGACGATGGCGGTGCTTCTGGACTACCTGTCGGGGAAGGGAAAAGACCCCACCGAATTGAGACTCCTTGACATCGGCTGCTCGACCGGATTTATGACAAGGCTTTACGGCCGTTACTTCGGGGAGGTCGTCGGGATCGACATAGACGAGGGGGCGGTTCGATACGCAAAAGAAAACAACTCGGGGGAGAACATCGGCTATTTCGTCTCCGATTCGATGGACACGGGCTTTGACAACGAATCGTTCGACGTCATCTCCTGCACCCATATCTACGAGCACGTCCCCGACTCAAAAAGGCTCGTCTCCGAGATATACAGGCTGCTCAAAAAGGGGGGTGCCTGCTACTTTGCAGCCGGAAACCGCCTGGTCCCGATCGAGGGGCACTACAGGCTCCCGCTCCTTTCGGTCATCCCAAAGCCGCTGGCCCACCTATACTTGAGAATATTGGGGAGGGGAACCTACTACTATGAAAGCCACCTCACATACCTGGGCCTCAAGAGACTTGTCTCCCCCTTTGAGATATGCGATTACACGCTGAAGGTAATCGAAGACCCCGAGAGGTATCACGCCGCGGACATGGTAAGGCCCGGCTCGATAAAGCAGAAGATCGCCCTGACCTTTCTGAAGGTCGCCTACTTCATCTCCCCCACCTACATCTGGGTGCTCAAGAAAGGAGATGGTTGA
- a CDS encoding enoyl-CoA hydratase translates to MADENILVEKKDSILVITINRPEARNALSLVMLQEIERAFKAADEDDDVSVVIFTGAGDKAFSAGLDLNDMESFMNAEKDLKSKELFAGEGAFVAVRSMKKVVIAAVNGYAVTGGLELVLGCDVVIASETARFADTHARVGIVPGAGMTQILPRIIGTYRAKLMSFTGEFMDASEALSAGLASKVVPQGELMNEAMRVASLISSYSPDAVRRMKRMINVGGGLSLNEGMKVEAKEFADWKSGIKSEDAAGVGTDSIKKG, encoded by the coding sequence ATGGCTGACGAAAACATTCTTGTGGAAAAGAAAGACTCGATTCTTGTAATTACCATAAACCGCCCGGAAGCGAGGAACGCCCTGTCGCTCGTAATGCTTCAGGAGATCGAGAGGGCCTTCAAGGCCGCCGACGAGGACGACGACGTGTCGGTTGTGATCTTCACCGGGGCGGGGGACAAGGCCTTCTCGGCGGGGCTCGATCTCAACGACATGGAGTCTTTCATGAATGCGGAGAAAGACCTCAAATCGAAGGAGCTCTTCGCCGGGGAGGGGGCCTTTGTGGCCGTGCGCAGCATGAAGAAGGTGGTGATTGCCGCGGTGAATGGGTACGCGGTCACCGGAGGATTGGAGCTGGTGCTCGGGTGCGACGTCGTGATAGCTTCCGAGACCGCCAGGTTCGCCGACACCCACGCCCGGGTCGGGATCGTGCCTGGGGCTGGAATGACACAGATTCTCCCGAGGATCATCGGGACTTATAGGGCAAAGCTCATGTCCTTTACGGGGGAGTTCATGGACGCCAGCGAAGCCCTTAGCGCGGGACTCGCAAGCAAGGTGGTTCCCCAAGGCGAATTAATGAACGAGGCGATGAGGGTGGCTAGCCTCATAAGCTCCTACAGCCCCGACGCCGTAAGGAGGATGAAGAGGATGATCAACGTTGGAGGGGGCTTGAGTCTCAACGAGGGGATGAAGGTCGAGGCGAAGGAGTTCGCCGACTGGAAAAGCGGGATAAAGAGCGAAGATGCAGCAGGCGTCGGCACCGACAGTATTAAGAAGGGGTAA
- a CDS encoding AMP-binding protein: MAEKNPYAEKPWLKFYDKHVKEKLKYPDKTYAELFKEAVKSVGNDHPAIYYMGSKITFGELDHYADKFANFLIKMGLKPGDTVGVNLPNIPAYYISIVGIQKAGCILTGVSPLLSAEELEYQLNDSEAKVLVTLDALLPRVEKIVGNTGVKAVVAAGIADYLPAIKSFLGKLLKKIPTGEVKPIEGITVKSYLELLDEMPGDPVLRKVKMDAPSLMQYTGGTTGPPKGAVLTQRNISNHIMQMTVWLDAKVGDDTMLSAFPLFHMAGLFVGMTAMSLGFSQVAIPNPRDLDFIISAIDKYRPNGIVNVPTIFIELLKKPKFRKLDFSSVKWFVSGAAPFPAEYIKEFESVVGKGKLLEVLGMTETSPVTTCLPLYGLKKPGSVGIPYPDTEVKLVDPTTGKIVPVGEAGEFVVKGPQVFTIGYHNKPEETKNALKGGWMYTGDICEMDKDGYFYVVDRLKDMVIVSGFKVFTRNVDDALMEHKDIDMAATIGLPDPNRPGSEIVATAIVLKSGVEGTDKLKEEIIEYMRKKVAKYEVPKRIDFMDELPVSAVGKILKRELRGMMK; encoded by the coding sequence ATGGCGGAAAAAAATCCGTATGCGGAGAAGCCGTGGCTGAAGTTTTACGATAAACATGTGAAGGAGAAGCTTAAATATCCTGACAAGACCTATGCGGAGCTGTTCAAGGAGGCGGTTAAGAGTGTGGGGAATGATCACCCGGCGATCTACTACATGGGATCGAAGATCACCTTCGGTGAGCTCGACCACTACGCCGACAAGTTTGCAAATTTTCTTATAAAGATGGGATTGAAGCCCGGAGACACCGTCGGCGTCAATCTCCCCAACATCCCCGCCTATTACATTTCCATTGTCGGCATCCAGAAGGCGGGCTGCATCCTTACCGGGGTAAGCCCCCTCTTGTCCGCAGAGGAGCTGGAGTACCAGCTGAACGACTCCGAAGCGAAGGTCCTGGTAACCCTGGACGCCCTTTTGCCCAGGGTGGAGAAGATAGTCGGAAACACCGGGGTCAAGGCGGTGGTCGCGGCGGGAATCGCGGATTACCTTCCGGCGATAAAAAGTTTCCTCGGAAAGCTCCTGAAGAAGATACCTACGGGGGAGGTGAAGCCGATAGAGGGGATCACCGTCAAGAGCTATTTGGAGCTTCTTGACGAGATGCCGGGCGATCCGGTCTTGAGGAAGGTCAAGATGGATGCCCCGTCCCTGATGCAGTATACGGGCGGTACCACGGGCCCGCCGAAGGGGGCCGTCCTGACCCAGAGGAACATCTCCAACCATATAATGCAGATGACAGTGTGGCTGGACGCCAAGGTGGGAGATGATACGATGCTCTCGGCGTTTCCCCTCTTTCACATGGCGGGTCTCTTTGTCGGGATGACTGCCATGAGTTTGGGATTTTCCCAGGTCGCAATACCGAACCCGAGAGACCTCGACTTCATCATCTCGGCGATCGATAAGTACAGGCCGAACGGCATCGTGAACGTACCGACTATCTTCATCGAGCTTTTAAAGAAGCCGAAGTTCAGAAAGCTCGATTTCTCCAGCGTCAAGTGGTTTGTCAGCGGTGCCGCACCCTTCCCGGCCGAGTACATCAAGGAGTTCGAGAGCGTCGTGGGGAAGGGGAAGCTGCTGGAGGTCTTAGGCATGACGGAGACAAGCCCGGTCACGACCTGCCTTCCCCTATACGGTCTCAAGAAACCGGGGTCTGTGGGGATTCCCTATCCGGACACCGAGGTCAAGCTGGTGGATCCCACAACCGGAAAGATAGTCCCGGTCGGGGAGGCGGGGGAGTTCGTGGTGAAGGGGCCCCAGGTTTTTACAATCGGTTACCACAACAAGCCGGAGGAAACGAAAAACGCCCTCAAGGGGGGGTGGATGTACACCGGCGACATCTGCGAGATGGACAAGGACGGCTACTTCTACGTCGTGGACAGGCTGAAGGATATGGTCATCGTATCCGGCTTCAAGGTATTTACCAGAAACGTCGACGACGCCCTGATGGAGCATAAGGATATCGACATGGCCGCAACCATAGGTCTTCCCGATCCGAACAGGCCCGGCTCGGAGATCGTGGCCACGGCCATTGTCCTTAAATCCGGTGTGGAGGGAACCGACAAGCTGAAGGAGGAGATAATCGAATACATGAGGAAGAAGGTGGCAAAGTACGAGGTGCCCAAGAGGATAGATTTCATGGACGAGCTGCCGGTGTCGGCCGTGGGCAAGATATTGAAGCGGGAGCTGAGGGGGATGATGAAGTAG
- a CDS encoding TVP38/TMEM64 family protein: protein MERSGKKDIRLFHLVFKELKGLLIFFLIVVGIYLLFRFSPLYEAYSVKYLKEFLRGLGNWAVPVFLLSYLILPLFVFPVSPLSMVSGIIFGTVSGFLLSAFGFIMNAWLAFFLARGMFREKIVAVVSGRGVNIDRGLAKNGVLVTFIIRFVPVTPVALQNYAVGLSGITFTQYTIGTILGGLIWVFVFVFIGDSLMKPGSREFFISIALWMTFFLISILVLIKNRTVFMD, encoded by the coding sequence ATGGAAAGAAGTGGGAAAAAGGATATTAGACTGTTTCATCTTGTTTTCAAAGAGCTAAAGGGTCTCCTCATTTTTTTCCTTATTGTGGTGGGAATATATCTTTTGTTTCGTTTTTCACCGCTCTATGAAGCCTACAGCGTTAAATATCTAAAGGAGTTCTTGAGGGGTCTCGGGAATTGGGCCGTGCCGGTGTTTCTCTTAAGCTATCTGATTCTTCCTCTCTTTGTCTTCCCGGTCTCCCCGCTCTCTATGGTCTCGGGAATTATTTTCGGCACCGTGTCGGGCTTCTTGCTCTCCGCATTCGGATTTATAATGAACGCATGGCTTGCGTTCTTCTTGGCGAGGGGGATGTTCAGGGAGAAGATAGTGGCCGTCGTCTCCGGACGGGGAGTCAATATAGACAGGGGTCTTGCTAAAAACGGTGTCCTTGTCACTTTCATTATCAGATTCGTGCCGGTGACCCCTGTGGCGCTCCAGAACTACGCCGTGGGACTCTCGGGGATTACGTTTACCCAATACACCATAGGGACTATTTTGGGCGGTCTGATCTGGGTATTTGTCTTTGTATTTATAGGGGATTCCCTCATGAAGCCGGGCTCCCGCGAGTTTTTTATATCTATTGCCTTATGGATGACTTTCTTTTTAATATCGATTCTGGTATTGATAAAGAACAGGACAGTCTTTATGGATTAG
- a CDS encoding MBL fold metallo-hydrolase encodes MEEKEFSKGINRKEYLGRWGVTAVKVPMPLVVPNANVFFIDGEVPILIDAGFSSPGSMDVIREGLKETGREIEDVGLILLTHGHRDHFGMADEIKKLSGARVLLNGADFDILKKGSFAGYLDRVTDFYKELGVGDKSLKFHLEFSKYDSRAFGHETIVPDGALSEGDRFATGAGRITVFETPGHTEGSVSFYLEEAGILFSGDLLSALYDPPPLVMVERDGVGWMSHYEIYMRSLMKVREINPKILAPGHGSPIKRWDDLVERVILAHEALPERIEAFLREHKKVKLGRLAEEIYPKAMGPMLVLSINLVRGILARMEREGRVLISEEYLVRLAD; translated from the coding sequence ATGGAAGAGAAGGAGTTTTCAAAAGGGATCAATCGAAAGGAGTATTTGGGCCGGTGGGGCGTTACGGCCGTGAAGGTTCCGATGCCCCTTGTAGTCCCCAATGCCAACGTCTTTTTCATAGACGGGGAAGTTCCGATCCTAATCGACGCCGGTTTTTCGAGCCCAGGCTCGATGGACGTGATCAGGGAGGGGTTAAAGGAGACTGGAAGGGAAATCGAAGATGTTGGCCTCATCCTTTTGACGCACGGGCACCGGGATCACTTCGGGATGGCCGATGAGATAAAAAAGTTATCGGGGGCGAGGGTGCTCCTCAACGGGGCCGATTTCGACATCCTCAAAAAGGGGTCTTTCGCCGGCTATCTCGACAGGGTGACCGATTTCTACAAGGAGCTTGGAGTGGGCGACAAGAGTCTCAAGTTTCACCTTGAATTCTCTAAGTATGACTCCCGCGCCTTCGGACACGAGACGATCGTCCCGGACGGCGCCCTGTCGGAGGGGGACCGGTTCGCCACCGGGGCGGGCAGGATAACGGTCTTCGAGACGCCGGGGCACACGGAAGGCTCAGTCTCCTTTTATCTCGAGGAGGCCGGGATTCTCTTCTCCGGCGACCTCCTCTCGGCTCTCTACGATCCTCCCCCCCTGGTGATGGTCGAGAGGGACGGTGTGGGGTGGATGTCCCACTACGAAATCTACATGAGATCCCTGATGAAGGTGAGGGAGATAAACCCGAAGATTCTCGCCCCCGGCCACGGATCGCCCATAAAGAGATGGGACGATCTGGTTGAGAGGGTCATCTTGGCCCATGAGGCGCTCCCAGAAAGGATCGAGGCGTTCTTGAGGGAGCACAAAAAGGTAAAGTTGGGCCGCCTTGCGGAGGAGATCTACCCCAAGGCGATGGGCCCCATGCTGGTCCTCTCAATCAATCTCGTCAGGGGGATACTGGCAAGGATGGAGCGGGAGGGAAGGGTCTTAATCTCGGAGGAATATCTTGTAAGGCTCGCCGATTGA
- a CDS encoding mechanosensitive ion channel family protein, whose amino-acid sequence MVDWIIPFLFIFGGLVIGILFEKFILKRIERILEKTPLETDHFIIKAFKGMSILIFVTIGIYLAVVNIHASKKIRAVLDKALIVIIILVITIVAARIAVGFIEYYTKKIGKVFPSSSIFTNITYVVILSIGFLIILDYLGVSITPLLTALGVGGLAAALALQDTLANVFSGIHIIASGKVKPGDYIMLSSGEEGYVHDITWRNTTIRALRNNMIIVPNQKLSSSIITNYSHPETEMSVLYEVGVSYDSDLEFVEKVTVEVARETLDEVEGGVSLFEPLIRYNSFGDSSIKFNVILRVTTYEDQYRLKHEFIKRLHVRYKKEGIEIPFPITTINIHEKQ is encoded by the coding sequence ATGGTCGATTGGATTATCCCCTTTTTATTCATATTCGGCGGGCTTGTAATAGGCATCCTATTTGAAAAATTCATTCTCAAGAGGATCGAGCGCATCCTCGAAAAAACCCCCCTGGAGACGGATCACTTTATCATAAAGGCATTTAAGGGAATGAGCATCCTCATCTTTGTAACCATCGGCATCTACCTTGCCGTCGTTAACATCCACGCCAGCAAAAAGATAAGGGCCGTTCTCGACAAGGCTCTAATCGTGATAATCATCCTCGTCATTACCATAGTCGCGGCGAGGATAGCGGTCGGCTTCATCGAATACTACACCAAGAAGATAGGGAAGGTCTTTCCGTCGTCATCCATCTTCACAAACATCACCTACGTCGTAATATTGTCCATCGGATTTCTGATAATCTTGGACTACCTTGGCGTGTCCATCACCCCTTTGCTTACGGCTTTGGGGGTCGGCGGGCTGGCGGCGGCCCTGGCGCTGCAGGACACCCTGGCCAACGTCTTCAGCGGGATACACATAATCGCCTCAGGGAAGGTTAAGCCGGGAGACTACATCATGCTCTCCTCCGGAGAAGAGGGATACGTTCACGACATAACATGGAGGAACACGACCATAAGGGCGCTGAGAAACAACATGATCATAGTCCCAAACCAGAAGCTCTCATCTTCAATAATTACGAACTACAGCCATCCCGAGACAGAGATGTCAGTATTATATGAGGTGGGCGTAAGCTACGACAGCGATCTCGAATTCGTCGAGAAGGTCACCGTAGAGGTGGCAAGGGAGACATTGGATGAGGTCGAGGGGGGAGTGTCCCTATTCGAGCCGCTCATACGCTATAACTCCTTCGGTGACTCCTCTATAAAATTCAACGTCATCTTAAGGGTGACTACATACGAAGATCAATATAGATTAAAGCACGAGTTTATCAAGAGGCTCCACGTAAGATATAAGAAAGAGGGGATCGAGATCCCGTTCCCGATAACAACGATAAACATCCACGAGAAACAGTAG
- a CDS encoding MFS transporter, which produces MQLHWITFAPITIESAEFYGVDELWIGMLSLIFMAIYIFMSIPASAIVDKYGIRIGVGIGAFLTGIFGLMKGLWAESFVMVFVAQAGISVAQPFILNSVTSVAVKWFPIKERATAAGISMLGQLLGVMIAMALTPFLFKAYDMKGMLMIYGVATVAITVLFLGLMREKPPTSPDPEGREERHTVFEGLKHILKQKDMIILIFIFFLAMGMFNAITTWIERILAPRGFTSDQAGIVGAIMLVGGILGAIVFPTLSDRKGKRKFFMLLAIALITPGLIGLTFATNYTLLLISSFVFGFFFLAAGPIGFQYSAEVSHPAPEATSQGLLVLSAQISGILFIFGMDMFTTADGSMTPFMLAYVGMMILNIVLAAFLKESEMIKEPE; this is translated from the coding sequence ATGCAGCTCCACTGGATAACGTTTGCCCCCATTACCATCGAGTCGGCGGAGTTCTACGGTGTAGACGAGCTGTGGATCGGCATGTTGTCACTGATCTTCATGGCTATCTACATCTTTATGTCTATTCCGGCGTCGGCCATTGTGGACAAGTATGGAATCAGGATAGGGGTGGGGATCGGGGCGTTTCTGACCGGTATCTTCGGATTGATGAAGGGACTCTGGGCCGAGAGCTTTGTGATGGTCTTTGTCGCCCAGGCGGGGATATCCGTCGCCCAGCCGTTCATCTTGAACTCGGTCACCTCCGTTGCGGTGAAGTGGTTCCCCATAAAAGAGCGGGCCACTGCGGCCGGAATCTCGATGCTGGGCCAGCTTCTTGGGGTTATGATTGCCATGGCGCTGACCCCGTTCCTCTTCAAGGCCTACGACATGAAGGGAATGCTCATGATCTACGGGGTGGCAACGGTCGCCATTACGGTCCTTTTTTTAGGGCTGATGAGGGAGAAGCCCCCCACCTCCCCCGATCCGGAGGGAAGGGAGGAGCGTCACACCGTCTTCGAGGGGCTGAAGCACATCCTTAAGCAGAAAGACATGATAATTCTTATTTTCATCTTCTTTCTGGCCATGGGGATGTTCAACGCCATTACCACCTGGATCGAGAGGATACTGGCCCCGAGGGGCTTCACCAGCGACCAGGCGGGGATTGTAGGCGCGATCATGCTGGTTGGGGGCATCCTTGGCGCAATAGTCTTCCCCACGCTGTCGGACAGGAAAGGAAAAAGGAAGTTCTTTATGCTGCTGGCGATAGCATTGATAACACCGGGACTTATCGGCCTGACATTCGCAACAAACTATACGCTCCTCTTGATATCGAGCTTTGTCTTCGGCTTCTTCTTCCTGGCGGCCGGGCCGATAGGCTTTCAGTACTCGGCGGAGGTAAGCCACCCCGCACCGGAAGCAACCTCCCAGGGACTCCTGGTGCTGTCGGCTCAAATATCCGGGATACTCTTCATCTTCGGGATGGACATGTTCACCACCGCCGACGGCTCGATGACGCCCTTCATGCTGGCGTACGTGGGGATGATGATATTAAACATTGTTCTTGCCGCCTTCCTCAAGGAGTCTGAGATGATAAAGGAGCCGGAGTAG